Part of the Ornithinimicrobium flavum genome, ATGGCGCCCAGCCGGGCCAGGCCCTCCAGGTCGCCGGGCCCGAAGGAGGTGACGCCGACATTGGTGGGGGCCATCAGCTCGCCCGGGTCGTCGACGTGGTCGAGCCCCAGGACGTGGGCGAGCTCGTGGTCGAGCAGCGCCGCCTGCTGCTCCGGCAACAGGTCGACGTCGACGTCCAGCACCACCCGGCCACCGGCCGCCCACACCCCCGAGGGGCCGGAGAGCGTCAGCGCGCCCCCCAGGCCCGCGACCGGCCCCGCGAGCTCGGGCACCTCCTCGGCATCCGCCCAGCTGACCAGCACCGGGGCCCCGACCTCCCGGGCGCGGTCCGCCCACCGCTCGGTGGTCTCCCCGACGAGGACCAGCTGCAGGCCCGAGGCCGCGGTCAGCCGGAGAAGGGAACCGGCCACCAGCTCCACGTAGCCGTCCGGGGCGCGGTCGGGGTTCACCTCCACCTCCACGACCTCGCAGGGGGAGAAGCCGACGGGCAGGTCCGTGCCCGGCTGCCTCGCCACGAAGGCGTGCGACCCGGTGTCCCGCACCTGCACCGGCGGTAGGACGCGGTCCCCGGAGGCCGGTGCCCAGCCCGAGGGCGCGGGCACCCGGGCGAGGTCCACGATCCGGTCCGTCAGGCCTGCCCCGGGACCGTCCGGCGCGGTCCGGTCGGGAGCGGTCGTGCCGAGGACCGACCTCCCGGCCGCGACGGCCTGCCCCACCCCCTCGCGGACCCGCTCCGGGTGCTCGAGGGCGAGGACGCCGCCCCCCACCAGGGCCAGCACCATGACCACCGCCGGCCAGCGTCGTCGGCGCCGACGGGCGGGCCGGGCCACGGGCACCGGCCGGAAGGCCCCGACGGGAGGGGCGCCCTCCGGAGAGTGGTAGCGCCACGGGACGGTGTCGCGGGCGGAGGGGTGGCCGGGCGGTGCCCCGCCCAAGCCGTAGCGCCGGTCCCACTCGTCCAGCTCGGCGAGCCGACGCTCCATCTCGCGCACCCTGCGCCTGCGCCCCATGCCCGCCATGTCCCCATTGTGCCGGGCGCACGACCTGCGGGCCGGACCTCATACCCTTGCCCCATGAACCGTCCCCACCTGTGGATCCGCGCCGAGGCCCGTCCGACCGAGCAACGGGTCCCCATCGTGCCCGCCGACGCCCGGCGCCTCATCGACGACGGCTTCACGGTCACCGTCGAGGAGTCCCCCACCCGGATCGTGCCGCTGGAGGACTACGTGGAGGTGGGTTGCTCGGTCGCGCCCTTCGGGTCCTGGGTGGACGCTCCCGAGGGCGCGGTGGTCGTGGGCATCAAGGAACTGCCCGAGGACCCGTCCGACCTGCGCCACACGCACGTCTTCTTCGCCCACGCCTACAAGGGGCAGGAGGGCGCCGAGGAGGTGCTCGAGCGGTTCCGTCGCGGGGGCGGGGAGCTGCTCGACGTCGAGTACCTCACCGTCGACGGCAAGCGGGTGGTGGCCTTCGGCTTCTGGGCCGGCTACGTGGGGGCCGCCCTGTCGGTCCTGCGCCACCGCGGCCTGCTCGAGGGTGGCGTCGGCCCCATGACCCGCGACGACCTCGACGAGCGGCTGCGGGCGAGCACCCCGGCCGAGCCGGAGCGGGCCCTGGTCATCGGGTCGCGAGGGCGCTCCGGGACCGGCGCCGTGGAGGCTCTCGCGGTGGCCGGCTGCACCCTGACCCGGTGGGACCGGGCCGACACCGTGGCCCTCGACAAGCCGGCCCTGCTCGACCACGACATCCTGGTCAACTGCGTCGTCAGCCTCGGGCCCGGGGACGCCTTCGTCACCGCCGGGGACGTCGAGCGGCCCCGGCGGCTGCGCGTCGTCGGCGACGTCACCTGCGACGTCACCTCACCGGCGAACAAGCTGCCGGTGAACACCGCGATCACCACCTGGGACGAGCCCGCCCGACGCTTCGGCGGCGACGAGCACCCGCTGGACGTCATCGCCATCGACAACCTGCCCTCGCTCCTGCCGCTGGAGGCCTCGCGGACCTTCAGCGCCGAGCTGACGCCGTTGCTGCCCGACCTGGCTGACCGCTCCGGCCCGTGGGCGGCCAGCCTGGAGTGGTTCCGCCGTCACGTGCACGACGCCTCCTAGGTGAAGGCGCTCAGGCCGGTGACCACGCGACCCACGAGCAGGGACTGCACGGTCCGGCTGCCCTCGTAGGTGTAGACCGCCTCCAGGTCGGCGAAGTGCCGCCCGACGTGGTGGTCGAGCAGGATCCCGTTGCCCCCCAGCAGGTCCCGGGCGACGGCGACGACCTCCCGGGCGGCCGTGGTGGTGTGCAGCTTGGCCATGGCCGCCTGCTCGATGGTGCACCGCCCACGCTCCTGCAGCTGCGCCATGCGGGTGCACATCAGCTGCATCGAGGTGATGAGGGTGACCATGCGGGCCAGTCCGTCCTGGACGAGCTGGGTGCGCGCGAGCGGACGGCCGAACTGCTCGCGCCGCAGCGTGTAGGTCAGGGCTCCCTCGTAGGCGGCCACGGCGTGGCCGAGGGCCTCCCAGGCCACCCCCTGCCGGGAGCGCAGCAGCACCCGGTTGGTGTCCGCGAAGGTGCGGGCCTGCGCCAGGCGGTTGTCCGCAGGCACCCTGACGTGGTCCAGGGTGATGTGGGTCTGCCACACCGCGCGGTTGCTCATCTTGCCGGGGATGACCCGGGCGTCGTAGCCCGGCGCCTGCTGGGGGTCATCGATGACGAAGCCGCCCACGTCGCCCTGCTCGTCCCGGGCCCACACGACCACCAGGTCGGCGACCGAGCCGTTGCCGATCCACCGCTTGGCGCCGTCGAGCACCCAGGCGTCGCCGTCCCGCCGGGCCGTCGTCTCCAGGCTGACCACGTCCGACCCGTGGGTCGGCTCGGTGAGGGCCACAGCCCCCAGCAGCTCCACCGACGCCATGCCCGGGAGCCAGCGCTCCTTCTGCTCGGCGGAGCCCAGCTCGTGCACCGAGGTCATGGCCAGGCCGGAGTGGACCGCGTTGAGGGTCGCGACCGAGCCGTCACCCCGAGCCAGCTCGGCGCACATCATGCCCTCCGCCAGGGGCGAGACGCCCGCGCACCCGTAGCCCTGGATCGCCGCCCCCGCGACCCGGGTGGCGGCATACCCCGGGATCACCTCGGTGGGGAAACGGGCCTCCTCCCACCAGCGCGCCGCGTGCGGCACCACCTCCTCGTCGCACCAGCGGCGGACCCCGTCACGCAGCTCCCGCTCCGCCCCGGTCAGCAGGTCGTCCAGCCCCAGGAAGTCGGTGCCGCGGGCGCGACCGAGGTCGCTGCCGTCGGGCTCCTCCCGCGCGGACCCTGGCATCGGTGGGGGTTGCTCGCTCATGCCTCGAGGGTATGCGGCCCCGCCGGGCCCGGCAGGGTGGGACTCAGAACGGCAGGCCGGAGGTCAGACCAGCGGGGCGGCCCGGCTCGCGGTACCACTCGTCACCGAAGACGAGGGCGTACTGCTCCTCGGGCATGCCGAGCATCCAGCCCACGTCCTCCTGCGAGGCGTGGCTGGCCAGGGCCTCCCGCTTGACCGCCAGCACGGGCCGGACGTCGACGTGCCAGTGCAGCTCGGCCTCCGGCGAGCCGATCGGGTTGCCGTCGTCGGCGGGCTGGTCGGGGTCCCAGTCCTCACCGCCCTCACCGGCCACCCCGGCCTCCCGGGCCGCGTGGTAGAGCCGGCGCAGGAGGTCACGGTTCATCGACGCCTCCAGGACGCGGGGCTGCCGCCTCGCGTCCGCGGCGGCGCGGTGCACCACGGCGTGCACCTTGACGTGGTCGGGGTGGCCGTAGCCGCCGTGCCAGTCGTAGCCCGTGACGACGTCCGCGTCCTCCTCGTCGAGGATCGCGGCCAGCCGGGAGGCCGCCTCCCGCGGGTCGGCGGAGTGGAAGGAGCGGTCGGCGGCGTTCTGCTCCCAGCCCGTCATGCCGGAGTCGGCATACCCCAACCAGGCGACGCGCGCGGTGCCGAGCACCGCGGCCGACGCCTCGGCCTCAGCGCGGCGACGGTCCACCACCGTCTCGCCGTCGGCCAGGTCGGACGGGACGGTGCCGTGGTCGCCGTCGGTGGCGTAGACGCAGACCACGCGGTGGCCGGCGTCGGCCGCCAGCCGCATGGTCCCGGCTGTCTGCGACGCCTCGTCGTCAGGATGGGCGTGGACGAAGACGATGGTGCTCACGAGGAACCATTGTGACCGTTGTGCCCCGGGTCGGGCGGTGGCACGCTGGAGCCATGGGCATCGCGGACGTGTTCACCCGACGCAGCGACGGCCGGTCCGAACCGGCGACACCCGTGCCACCGCCCACCCGGCCCTCCCTGCGGGACCAGCTGGCGACCCTCGCCCGGCTCGGGCTGGAGCCGGTGGGCACCACGGTGCAGGAGATCGTCGAGGACCGGGAGGTGCTGGCCTGGGCGCGCCAGCACCCCTACGTCGCACCGCTGCACGCCCTCGCCCGTGGGGAGGACGGCGAACTCACCTCCCACCCCCGGGTCACCACCGTGGACCTGGAGCACGTGGTCGGCCCGGGCTCCTACCCCGACCTGGTGCGCAAGCTGGCCGCGACCGCCGGCACCACCGGGCTCCTCGGGGACGTCAGCGGGTCCGTGGACCGGGCCCGGGGTCGGTGGGTCCTCCGCTTCACGGTCGGCGGTCTGACGAGGGAGATCCACCCGCTGCTGGACGGGACGCGCGCCGACGCCGACGTGCTCACCGAGATCTTCCAGACGGTCACCGTCGCCTACGTGCCCAGCCGGCACCGTGCGGAGCTGCAGCGCGTCCTGGACCGCTGGGCCTCGCTGGCCTGAGCGCCCTAGCCCCGGAGCTCGGGGAAGTCGGTGTCCCGGAACTCCTGGGCGACCGCCCCCACCGTGCCCGGGCGGGCCGCCTCCGCCGCCAGCTCCTCCTCCCGGGCCCGCAGCTCGACCCGCCGGATCTTGCCGGAGATGGTCTTGGGCAGCTCGTAGAACTCCAGGCGTCGCACCCGCAGGTAGGGAGCCAGGTGCTCCCGGGCGTGCCGCAGGATCGACAGGGCGGTCTCCCGCGTCGGCTCGTGCCCGGGCGCGAGCGCGACGTAGGCCTTCGGCACGGCGAGCCGCACCTCGTCCGGGGCCGGCACGACGGCTGCCTCGGCGACGGCGGGGTGCTCGATGAGCACCGACTCCAGCTCGAAGGGGCTCACCTTGTAGTCGCTGGCCTTGAAGACGTCGTCGGTGCGGCCGACGTAGGTGATCGTGCCCCCCGCGTCCCGCTCCGCCACGTCCCCCGTGTGATAGAGACCGCCCGCCATCGCCTCGGCGTTGCGCTCCTCGTCGCCCTGGTAGCCGGTCATCAGGGCCACCGGTGACTGCGCGAGGTCGAGACAGATCTCCCCCTCGCCCGGGCCCTGCACGACCTCCCCGGTGGACACGTCGACGAGCACCACCGGCATGCCCGGCAGCGGCTTGCCCATCGAGCCGGGC contains:
- a CDS encoding saccharopine dehydrogenase translates to MNRPHLWIRAEARPTEQRVPIVPADARRLIDDGFTVTVEESPTRIVPLEDYVEVGCSVAPFGSWVDAPEGAVVVGIKELPEDPSDLRHTHVFFAHAYKGQEGAEEVLERFRRGGGELLDVEYLTVDGKRVVAFGFWAGYVGAALSVLRHRGLLEGGVGPMTRDDLDERLRASTPAEPERALVIGSRGRSGTGAVEALAVAGCTLTRWDRADTVALDKPALLDHDILVNCVVSLGPGDAFVTAGDVERPRRLRVVGDVTCDVTSPANKLPVNTAITTWDEPARRFGGDEHPLDVIAIDNLPSLLPLEASRTFSAELTPLLPDLADRSGPWAASLEWFRRHVHDAS
- a CDS encoding acyl-CoA dehydrogenase family protein, translating into MSEQPPPMPGSAREEPDGSDLGRARGTDFLGLDDLLTGAERELRDGVRRWCDEEVVPHAARWWEEARFPTEVIPGYAATRVAGAAIQGYGCAGVSPLAEGMMCAELARGDGSVATLNAVHSGLAMTSVHELGSAEQKERWLPGMASVELLGAVALTEPTHGSDVVSLETTARRDGDAWVLDGAKRWIGNGSVADLVVVWARDEQGDVGGFVIDDPQQAPGYDARVIPGKMSNRAVWQTHITLDHVRVPADNRLAQARTFADTNRVLLRSRQGVAWEALGHAVAAYEGALTYTLRREQFGRPLARTQLVQDGLARMVTLITSMQLMCTRMAQLQERGRCTIEQAAMAKLHTTTAAREVVAVARDLLGGNGILLDHHVGRHFADLEAVYTYEGSRTVQSLLVGRVVTGLSAFT
- a CDS encoding PIG-L deacetylase family protein, encoding MSTIVFVHAHPDDEASQTAGTMRLAADAGHRVVCVYATDGDHGTVPSDLADGETVVDRRRAEAEASAAVLGTARVAWLGYADSGMTGWEQNAADRSFHSADPREAASRLAAILDEEDADVVTGYDWHGGYGHPDHVKVHAVVHRAAADARRQPRVLEASMNRDLLRRLYHAAREAGVAGEGGEDWDPDQPADDGNPIGSPEAELHWHVDVRPVLAVKREALASHASQEDVGWMLGMPEEQYALVFGDEWYREPGRPAGLTSGLPF